The following is a genomic window from Ictalurus furcatus strain D&B chromosome 14, Billie_1.0, whole genome shotgun sequence.
GATGGCAAACTCCAGATATAGGAGAGGAATTCCCTCCAGGACCAGAAGCAGGAGGAACAGGATCATGAACGCTCCTGGAGACACCAGCGTATTCAGAAATTATTCAGGAATTGTGATGTAAttatgctgcattcaacttAACATGGAAGTGGATCATCTGATGCAGTTAGTATTATGTAACGTTCAAGCTGGGTGCGTTTGAGTGtggaaaaaacatacacacctcCATGAGCGCTCGggttttgttagcaacaagctagtcAGCTAACAGTGATCATGAGTTCATGTGGTGTATGTTTATGAGTGAGCTCACTatactttacttacttattataATTTAGTTTATAGTAGTGGTCATATTTTCTTTAGTGTTTAATATTGAGGACACCTTCCCAGCTTTCTACGTAGAAGTTCCAAGTTGAGATTTCTTCATATATTTTTCTTCTAGTGTGAGGTCAGAAATTCAGAAATACACACTTCAGCTGAATGTGGCATTCGTTTTTATAGACAGCTTCAGTACACAAATCTCAGCCAGTTCAGTTTTCCTTACTTATtttatgtctgtctgtatgtaagTCAGGACTGAGTGAATATTGTGTAACATCCACACTTTAACCGGTACTGTATGTCTGAAGCTCAACACTTCACAGCACATTTTATCAGCAGTTTGAATTATCATTGAATTATTACTGGATGATCTGATTAGTGGAGCctaacgctttttttttttttaaccaatgcGTCTAGGACTTAAACATGGAATGTAAGATTACAGAATTGGATGgacattctttttcttcttcttattattattaatctgaaTCTGTATTCCTCACAGGTCAGGAGCATGACATTTTGTGACATGAGACTAAACTCATACTTTTAGTAGACAGTTGAGATACTCATATTCTGTTTAGTATACCCATAGGCTCAAAAATGTTTAGTAACTAATAACCAAACCTAGCTTCTACAGCTTCTCAGTACACAGTTTAGTCCAATTCTTTACGAACCCAAAGAGGACAGTTCCTACCTCCACCATGGCACAGGTAAGGGAACCTCAGGACGTTCCCCAGTTCCCCACACAGGTGAGCATGTACTGAGCTTTATTGTCCCACTGAGGACGGTCTCCAGCCTGGACCTTGTCCATGTGCTCCAGCTCAGCATGGGAGGGGATTCGGTCCTCCAGACCCGGGATCGGCAGCTTCAGCTTCATTCCTGCTCTCCGTCCTCAAACAGAGACCTGCTTCTGGTGGCTATCTGATGGTGTGCATGTATAATTATACAGGTGTACCCctatagatatgtgtgtgtgtgtgtgtgtgtgtgtgtgtgtgtgtaaaagttctTGAACCCTGTATTATTAAAGACCTTCAGCACTTGGATGGTTTTATATTCAGAATGTAGATATTTTCTAAATAAGATAAGTGCTAATGCATACCGGTAGAGCATGAACGCTTTATTTCCCAATACTGACGCATAACAATGCCGTGACTTCACAAGTATTTTTATTGGCGCTCTGCTTCAGTGCAATCTTAACAAATTCAACCGACTAAAAGCCGTGACaaactgcaagaaaaaaaagaaacaaatgcatTTACATATAAACGTTGTTTACTGTACAACAATTAATTCTATATTCTAACTCTAACACAAACCTTTCCACAGGAGCAGAAGAATGGTTGTTGAAGGAACTATAAATTCTTCTGATTATAAATTATTTCTCGTGATTGTTTTGTCAGATTTTGGATTTTCTGGAGAACCATGTGGTTCGTTGTTCACGTTCACCTTTCTCTAGTGCTTTAGTCCTTTCTCCATTACATGAAGCTGGTCAGTTTGTAGTTCTACACGTTCTTCAGTTCTGTCTGTACTTGAGCTGAAATGGTACAAATGACTGGTTTCTGCTCATCTTCTTTCCCACAGCAGCGCTTCCTGATGAATTTATAACCAGCGACTAGTGGGATAATGAGGGCAGGGACTCCGGaaaggatgaagatgatgatattGATCCATCCGGGGTAGTGCAGAACCTCTAAATTGGGGAAGtttttctgtaaaaaataaataaataaataaataaatagaaaaattgCCGAAAGTTTGAAACGAATCAGTGTTCGTTTCTCTAATGAACGTGAAAGAACATTCGTAAATAAGTAATGTAATTCGTAATGATACgtattcatttacattcaagttatttatatcacttttatttttatcagtttTATTAATGTGCtagttctaatatgttatcgttgctatagtaacagctcatgcaCAGGGGCGTGTACAGCAGATGCTCCAcaaataatgataatgttatttgtggtcttattaacttgaagagagagaatagagagagagaatgaagagagagaataaagagagggaatgaagagagagaataaagagagggaataaagagagggaatgaagagagggaatagagagagagaatagagagagaataaagagagagaatgaatagagagaatagaaagagagaatgaagagagaataaagagagagaatgaagagagagaatagagagagaataaagagagagactagagagagagaataaagagagagaatgaagagagagaatagagagagaatagagagagaataaagagagagaatgaatagagagactagagagagagaataaagagagagaataaagagagagaatagagagagaatagagagagaatagagagagaatgaagagagagaatgaagagagagaatggagagagagaatagagagagggaatagagagagagaataaagagagagaatgaagagagagaatggagagagagaatagagagagaatagagagagaatagagagatggaaggtgagggaacgactgtttatagctgctcgtaaatgataacaggaactaattaagtttcacagatgttccacaacattaaatggataaaaaagtactGCGTGTTgttcttttataaataaaaaattgtaattattggcaagttgctgtggtataagaggaatataaCACTTGTAgtagtgctgttataggaaaataataaacgtgTTGGTGACACTAACTctgagggttttattccttacataacggACATCGAACACGAAGAGCATGAAATGAAGACACACGGAAGACAACAGACTCTGTATGTTTATCTGTTAAAGATCAGATGTGAGAGGACAGCTGTACCGATTCAGGGTTCCAGGCGATGTAGGTGAGCTCCCTGGTGGCAGTGGAGACCAGGTAGAAGATGAAGATAACGAGAACGATGAGAGGACTGATCACTCTCCACGTGGCCTGCCAGAAGAAATTGGGCTTGTGTCCGATCATGAACTCGATGTCTTCATTGAACCtgtgaggaagaaaaaacaggACGCTAATGACTGTAATGCAAgcgtgagacacacacacacacacacacacacacaaccacacacacacacacacacacacacatttaatgagcaaacctgagtaaacaaaaaaaactatagaaaaaaaccccagaataaCAGTGTGAGAAATATACAGCTACAACAtacacatataaaataaaaataaataaaataacattaatgcATGCACACAAGCCAAAGATTCCTcctttgttgttattattattattattattattattattattattattattcactcttttcaaaatcattttaattagttttaatttaaagtACTTCCTCTattttggtgtttttatttttaatttagctttaatttctgtcattttaacttcaaattttacttttatttttcattataaaattTCTTTCTACTAAATTTTACATCTTCAATGTGTATAGAAACagttgtatataataataataataataataataataataataataataataataataataggtaaGTATTAAGTATacaattattttaaactttTGTAACTTGGCTTTGaactcaaaatatttttacttccttatttttttatctttttttaaaatttatatttcattttattctgtcGTGTATTTGTAATCCTGTTTTTAGCActatttttttgtattgataTTTGTACATCATCTTTTATTTGATCTTTGTGCATTATAGTACTTACCTTTTTATTacttcattaaatttttttcctaCTTGTCGGTACAGCACTCTGAGCTACACGGTGCATGGAaagtgctctataaataaagcttctatataaatatacagtaaaaatcCACAGTTTTGTGGCTTGGATGTAAAAATCACCTGTAAGCTGAGAACAGGAGCTGGAGTGGGGACTAATCACAGCCTGGCTGTTAGCATACATGAGCAACGCTAATCTTTCATGAGTTTTGTTCTTATTGTGACACACTGAATGTCCATGAAGAAACATTAAGACAAAAGGTCATGTATAAACATGTCACTGCAGGTAAACCTgtttaaaatgttgtaaaaCACGACCACTAGCAGAAACACATCACCGCTACAAACTGCAGCTCGACTAGCGACACTCCACATCAAATCGGTTCAGTTTAAACTTTCTGCTATAAAATCTCtagttttaatttgtttcaCTTTGAGCTATGAGCTGCTTTGCACTCCAGTCCAGGTTCATTTTTCAGCTTGTCTAACAGAAAGCATATTTAGCCAGTTAGCATATTACAGTGCACAAAACATGCTAAAAGATAAGACAGATTTTATAATCCAAACAGAGCAAAGAGCAAACAGCTAATTCTTTATCTTCACTGTATTTATCTTCACAGTAATAAAACAGATTGATTGTGGACTTGGAGTTCAGCCTGGTTTAGCCTGCGACTAGCAACATGATCCTAATAAACATGGACATGCTAGTGCATGCTAGtagttctttccttctttctgtttgtctttctttcttccttaaaGCCCCAGTCCATAATGGTGACActgttgagttctggactgtgattggtcagaaggtgttggttaattttctataacagaagctctgacaatagcgcgggtttatattaatgcacttgatCTCccaccaaataaaaaaaagatgtaaagCATGGTGTAGTATCCGGGTCTGACCTGTCTATTCCGTAGATGTAAGCCACAGCAATCATCTCACAGAAGGCGATGATGAGTAAGGGAATGGAGCCGGCGAATCCGTCGAACAGAGCCAGCCAGTATTCACCAGAACGTTGTGTGAAGATCAGCGCAACGGcaaaacacaccaaacaaacAATTCCTGAAATTCAGATACACTCGGTGTTTACTGCCTGTAAAATAGTGTAACATTCTGTCTGgacacatttacagcattcagcagacgtccttatccagagcgacctacattcatctcatttatacatctgagtagctaagggccttgctcaagggcccagcagtggaagcttagcagtgttgggatttgaaatcATAACCTTCTGGTGaaaagtccaatgtcttaaccactgagctaacaCTAAGTGTTGTGTTAGTGTTTAGTCATTTGGTGTAAGCATTAACAGGAAGTTACCCCAtggtgctgctgaattctggattctgattggtcagatgatactgataaacaataaaaaaaaaaagttactgctCATTTCTAAATCAGTTTGTACAGGAAgtcagggagttttttttgtgattgttgcagccaaaaatgcttcattttgctgcggctttttaaaaattttcgATGCAGTTTGCGTAGTTTCACTTTAACTAgtgaaatcgcaatcgcacaaaatagttttgcgcgctctttcacagtgatgtttgttggtaaatgagaccttttagctgaacTCATGTTCGACTCGGCTGAATCGAAGAGTGCTTTGGATGAATGTGCGTCGTGATGACGGCACATGACAAATCTGcactaatttttaaaaactagcTTGTACTTCTCGAGTCTCCTTTAAAgcaatcaaacaaacaagatATATGCtaaatttaacaataaacaatCAATTGTTATTTCCTGGGTGAGTTAGCTACTTagatataatatgtaaaatataaaatatccatccatccatctatctatccattttctgttgtgtgtgtgtgtgtgtgggggggggggggggggggtctgcaTAAGGATATAGAATGTGTTAAAGTGATGGCTAAATTTGATCTGCTTCaagtcttttgtttttataatggTGATAAAATGGACATCTGGTACCTGTTAGGACCTCTTTAGGCCATCTCTTGGGGAAGATGTTCAGATCCTGCAGAGGCACCACGACCCCCTCAATGCTGCCGAACATGGTGGAAAGTCCGAGACAGAAGAGCATGATGAAGAACAGCACTGCCCACAGAGGAGAAATGGGCATCTTGGTGATGGCCTCTGTGAACACAATGAAGGCCAGACCAGTACCTTCTACTCCCTGGTGGAACATGGAGTAAGATGCTAATTCAACTGTGAGGCTTGTTTAAGACATTATTAAATGCAAGATCGTAGAAAACCAACAATTGTACTGTGGGATGGTAGATCAGATTGCTAAATTGGGGCTAAAGGCCTCAATGTACCCCTGTGAATATGGAACCTCCTTCTCAAGCTGCCACCTCTTACACGCCCTGTGGTTTCATGTTGGCCATCGTGTACGAGTGCTCCAGTACTGCAGGTTGCGTTAATAAAAATTTATTCCAATTTCCATGGCTACAGGCAGAAGATGACCTGCTGCAACGTGCTGACAGCATGAGCTATGGTGATATGAGAGGTCACGGGCTTGGTGTTCGCCCCACTGCCATGTGCACGCTAAGTAAGCTGAGGTCTTAAGGGTTTAAAATGGAACCTACTGTAGTTGGTCATGAGGTCTCACCTGGCTGAGGAGATCCTGCAAATTACAGGTCTTCAGATCAAGCCCCTGAATTACTGATGGTGATGTGTTGTTGAGAAAATTTAGGACTTCATTGTAGTTATTCTCGGTTAGGTTTCCCTCTGGAAGGTCAAACTCATTCATGAGGGCCATGATGTTCCTGTTTACCAACACAGAGAGAGGCACAGCGAGGTTTGGTTTTGGTGGAACTACTGATATTTAGATGTTTAGAAGGCTCCCCACCAGGAGCTGGAGCTTGAGAACCAGGTTCAGATTTATCCCAGGAAAGGATATCATCACATACCCATTGAGACAGTCATCAAACTTCTCCATGGCCCGGAAGCCGATGATGGAATAGATGACAATGGCAGAGTAAACTGACGTGAGCCCgttgatgatggagatgataaCAGCATCCTGTTCACAGTTGTTACTAAAAAACACAGTTAACACACGTGAGTTTAACAGAAAAATAAGTATGATGTATGCTTGTTTGCTGAAAGATTTACTCACTGTACAGAGTTGTAGCTGGAGAAGGAGATCAGTCCTCCAAAGGCAAGAGAGAAGGAGTAGAACACTTGGGCTCCAGCATCCAGCCATGTGCTGGGATTCGCCAACTCTTTTAACTAGACAAAATCAGATGGCTTCAGTAAAATCTTCAGCtaaaataaaagtgtttgcAAGCACAAACCATTTTTAAATGGCTTTATGGAATTTTCATTTGGAAAAATCTGAGCTTTCAAGGAATTCTGACTTCCAAGATGACTTACAAGAGGACTTCTAACATTTATCATGTGTTACCTTAGCTTTATTGCTAGCCATATTAGCACTTTTGGTCAAGACATTTAAGTCCAGCTCCAGGATTATTCTTCATTAGAAGGGTTCAGTCCAATCTGTTAGATATTGACCAAAGAAGCTTCATGCTAAATGCTTTAGATTTCAGTTACCTCATTGCTAGATTGTTCATTTTGCACTGAAGCTTAGCTTTGCTTCCTGTAAAAGTTTTGTTTAGTCTCTGATCTGCTGAAGTCTGGACTGAGAGAACTGCCTGCCCTGACGACTGAGTGGAAATAAGACATGTTATTTCAGGGAGCATCACAAAGCCCAAGCTCAGAGGGTTAGGAATCAGAGTGCTCACATCTGGAGTGAAGAGGTATTTAATCCCTTCCGCAGATCCTTTGAGAGTCAGCCCTCGAATCAGGAAGATGGTGAGGACGACGTACGGCAGCGTGGACGTGATGTAAACAGCCTAGAAAAGACAATAAGCCAAGGAGAGAAGGGATTTTAGACATTTCTGAAAAGCATGTGGTGTTTAAAGCCTGTGGTGAGTCATGCTTAACTTTGGAACTCATGACTAAGcttgaatgatgaatgaaggTTTCCTACACACATCAGTTTTATGGTAGTGTAAGATAAAGCAAATAAACCTCCTGACTGATCATAAAACCAACATGGACCTTGACCCGAGACACACCTTGTTTATCGCATCTGACTATCCATGCAGATAGGAATCGATATTCACTGATAACTCACATTGTCTTTGgatgaaatgacaataaattatggctttatttattgtcatcccagcctgtccctcaatcaaccacaacctcactgtacagctcgactcactcacactcatgccaaccaggacggccaggaaccttggggtgattcttgataaTGGCTTGACCTttgcagaccatatctcagcaactgcaaggtcctgtaggttcatcctttacaacatcaagaaaatctgaccctacatcaccaaacaggctacacagattctagtccaggctcttgttatctcaaaactggactactgcaactcactgctttcaggcctcccggccagctccatcaaaccccttcagatgattcagaatgctgcggcgcgcctcgtcttcaaccagtccaagagaacccatgtcacacccctcttcatctccctccactggcttcctgtagctgcccgcatcaagttcaaggccttgatgctcacctacaagaccttgtcaggaacagcaccctcctacctcaactctctcctgaaggcctacgttccctctcgcaatctgcgatcgattagcgaccgacgtttagcagttccaactcagcgtggcgcaaggtccctttccagaaccttcacactaactgttcctcagtggtggaatgaacttccaatctcaatccggaccgcagaatctctcaccatcttcaaaaaacagctaaagacccacctcttcaatgaacacctaaccaactcataaaataaaaaaataaataaaaaaattgcacttacacctctactctgcactttgcttcttctggaattcaattaatggatctcgtatggtagcactacttgtattgttctctgcttgatatcgctttgcttgtatctttctcatttgtaagtcgctttggataaaagcgtctgctaagtgaataaatgtaaatgtaaatgtaggctTACCTTGCCGGTGGTTTCAATGCCTCGGATGCAGCAGACCCAGAGAACAGTCCATGCTGTAATCAGACACATCACCATCCACCACTGCAATCCACCAGAATCCTCGATGTTATTCGAGATATTCAGAGTTTCTCTGTACCAGAAATAATCCACAGAGGAACTGCGGGCGCATTCTGACACCACACCTgtagggggagacagagagaagtaGAAGTTTTTCAAAAAGTTTGTCTCCAGGATGAGAAACATCTtctagatcagtggtcaccaaccctattcctggagatctaccttcctgaagacttcagctccaaccataatcatgcccatctgaccatctaatcatttctttaagaagttcttgatgaACTAAAACAGATGTgctagattttggttggagattaaAACCTGCGTCTCAAGGAAGAGCGTTGGTGTAGATGTATAGAAGTCCAGACAGTTTGATTATTACGACTTACAGCAGATTAACACACTGGCGTAAATAAATCTTACCCAGAGTCACAGAAGTGATGGATATGGCCTAGAAAACCAAGGGTGTAATATAgatacaaataaatgaataaataaatgtaataataaagtaaaatccAAGACAGCACctgttctgttttcatttatgggACACTGACTCCATGGCAGTGGATCTTGGAAGGAGTTGAAGAAGTACCACATGACCCAGCCTATGATGGTGTTGTAGTACATTCCAACCATACAGGACACAAGCATGGATGCAGTACCTGTGGAGAAAGAGTTAGCTTAAAGAGTCTCGTCCTACACCCTGAGATCTCACTGTCTTCTCCTCTCGATGTGGACTTTACACTGTAGGATTTTGCTTTCGCAGACAAAAATCTTACATCATAAAATAATTCTTGGGTTGTGAGTTAAAATCAACATCTCAGAACACATAATGTGACGTTATTTAGTGTCACTGAGACCAGAGATGGCTGAAGACAAAGTATTGTCAGTGTGAGTGCTGCTATGTCGCTCGGCTAGAATCCACCAATAGGAGCACAgctaaccttttttttgttgtccatTTTTAATATCTATTTTTGCACAATCCAGATTTCTGATTGATGTAGAGATTAAATAAAAGACCGTACGATTGTATACTATTATTGAGCGATAATCTCTCAGTCAGTCCCTTGATGTTATATCATCCATCTTTCTAATTTTATGTATGTTCTTTATGCTATGATGATGTTTAAGATAACAAGATTTCCATTCGCTGTAAATAACTGTTTTGTTTATCCAATTTTTGCATTTGTTACACTGTGAGTCTGAGCTCTGACAAacagacaggtttatattttcatttttctaaTACAAAGCTCTAGGAGATATATACATATCATCAAAATGTATGATTGATCAAAAGGTCTTATTTGAACATCaaacagtgaataaataaacacacaaagtgCAACGTCGTAACTCCATTCTCAAATATAAAGCTACCCAACTGTACTTGTCCTTGTCTCCGGTTTGGAGGaaacatcttttgtacctttagtgcACCATCAAGTGTACATTTAATTACCTTTTAGGGTTCATCTTTAAAGGTGCATCAGTACTCCTTAAGGTCCTAAACACTATATTCatgtttccaggtgaaagataaaCACTAAAGGTAATAAAAGGATGGTGTCACCCTAGCAACAAAGAAAGGTACAGTCTATAACCTTTATTTCTGTCCAGCCACCCAAATTACTCAACTCTGTCCCAGTGTGTGATTCCGGAGGTTACACTCACCGACCCCGGATAAATACGGATTGATGGACCTCCAAACTCCGACGCTTCCCTTCCTCAGTCTCTGTCCAATGGCGAACTCCAGATGTAGGAGAGGAATTCCCTCCAGGACCAGCAGGATGAGGAACGGGATCATGAACGCTCCTGCACACACAGAAGGAACATGTTGCTATTCTTGATTTTGGTTTTAATTCTAACGGTCTGAGATTTTTTGTAGGATAGGACACGTTTCCAAAGTGGGAATTAATGGTAGACATGGTGGTTGAGAGTTCCAGTTTAACCCCGCACCATCCTCAACAATGTTTGGACCATGAGAATTTTGTGCAGGAGACAGGTATAATTTGAAGGCAGTAGAGTTTTATCTCTACATGATCTGCTGAATCCAAACCTTTTTGATTGGTCTGTTGATGGTTTGAACAAGAGGTGAATCACCTCTAATTACCCAACTGAGTGAGTCTCTTATCAGACTGCTGTACAGATACAGTAAAATAAaccaacattattattattacattttacagaTGGGTGCATACGTACAGTAGAAGTACAACCGGACGACTAAGTAACATTAAAGACAGTGTTTCTTATCTCCAAGCGTGCAGTAAAATAATCTGCATATCTGATGGCGTGGGCTTGTTATGATGATGAATTATCTCATGGACACTTAGAGATAAAAAACCTCGACAGATAAATATCATGTTCAGCTTTTTTCCTACCATCCCTCAATTCATATTAATGATGAAtgttttataaacatatactttatgtacagtataataactCAATATCACCTGTTTTAGTCATCGACATCCTCAGacacatcaacaaaaaaataaccaacGAAAGAAGAGCGCTAAAGCTAAAATGTTTCCAATCGTATGAGACCTCACCTCATAAACTGAAAAACATCAGCAATTTATTAAGCATCACATTTCATAAGTAACTTATGTACATTATAAAATCCACAGCATGATCTGCGTTTACACAGGGGTTAATTTAAAACAGCTTGGATGTTGAAGTAACTCGGGTTTGTAATTAACTTGTTTTCTGTTAACTATTATTGAGCGCTAATCTCTCATGTTATATAATCTGTCTTTGCTCATTTTATGCATGGACGTCTTTTTactattatgatgatgatgatgatgatgatgatgatgcttcTTCTTTCCAGTGGCTATTAATAACTGCTTTGTTTATGCAATTTTTGCATTGTTACATTATGAGtcttgtggggggggggtggggggttgggggggtctTATCTGGTAAGGGCCGGTGTggttcaggttttcattccaactgagcagaagccacacctgattctactgaaagccaagatcattctgattaaacaggtggaatcaggtgtggctcctgcttggttggaatgaaaacctgcacccacaccggccctttccggataagactggacacccctggaAGCTGTGACAAACAGACAggagagttgttttttttttcttttctcatttttgtaCAGATTAGGAATGACCCatgaagtccatccatccatctcctataccacttatcctttttttcagggtcgcgggggaacctggagcctatcccagggagcatggggcacaaggcggggtacaccctggacagggtgccaatccatcacagatgACCCATAAAGTGACAAATCCAAATGATTAGTCTAGATAATATCTCGAACCAAGATTATGGCTGTCATGTCACGGCAAACTatcgactccatttcccagaatgcaccgcaaACTACAAATAGTTGTAGAcgacgactacaactcccaaactacacacagacacgtggGTTAGTtgtagtgtgtgattagtcTTCCCCAgaagactaatcacacacacctgttcccaatcacactcacaccacactTTATAAGAGACTGTTCTTTCACTAGACCTTtgtgaagtaaacgctcagaTGATCTGAGTTGATCTGAGTTGATCTGAGTTGATCTGAGTTGATCTGAGTTGATCTCCTTACCATCTCTagtctgtttgcctgatcgtttGACCTCTATCTGTCCTTGTTGTTGATTTTCCCTTGCCCTTTGGATTATATTCTCTTCCATAAAAGCTCTTAAGTGCACATGCATCCGTCTcaacctccattacatgacaatgacTCATGTGGTCTGACGTTTCTTTAGTTCCCTGCTCACAACTTTAATTCCTACCTGTAATTATCtcccatttactgtttgatgcaaaaaatgtaagaaaaacatttaagcTTGGTTTTAATCTTCTTCTCTTATATACAAGCTCACGTTAAATATGTATAGAGATGTTAGGAActaaaataaagcttggaaggaagcaGCGGAGATCGCTGGTGTCTCTATAGGGagtatgttttcattttcacatggaTCAGTCTGTTCTTTAATTTGTGTTCAATTAGTTATCTTCACAAGAGATATAAAGTTGTCTTCCCAGCTTCGGGTTCCTAGACGTGTACATATCTAATCCACATGCCTTTCTGTGATGGCTGACTTCATTCACAGATTTTAGTCTGCTGTATTCTAGCAAGGCTAAGCTTCCAACCCAGTGAAGCATCAAGGGTCGACTTGGACCCCATCCTGAGTCTGTAATCTCCTGATGGTAGGAGGAAACTTTATAA
Proteins encoded in this region:
- the LOC128617982 gene encoding sodium-dependent neutral amino acid transporter B(0)AT1, translated to MKLKLPNPGLEDRIPSHAELEHMEKVQAGDRPQWDNKAQYMLTCVGFCVGLGNVWRFPYLCQSHGGGAFMIPFLILLVLEGIPLLHLEFAIGQRLRKGSVGVWRSINPYLSGVGTASMLVSCMVGMYYNTIIGWVMWYFFNSFQDPLPWSQCPINENRTGVVSECARSSSVDYFWYRETLNISNNIEDSGGLQWWMVMCLITAWTVLWVCCIRGIETTGKAVYITSTLPYVVLTIFLIRGLTLKGSAEGIKYLFTPDLKELANPSTWLDAGAQVFYSFSLAFGGLISFSSYNSVHNNCEQDAVIISIINGLTSVYSAIVIYSIIGFRAMEKFDDCLNGNIMALMNEFDLPEGNLTENNYNEVLNFLNNTSPSVIQGLDLKTCNLQDLLSQGVEGTGLAFIVFTEAITKMPISPLWAVLFFIMLFCLGLSTMFGSIEGVVVPLQDLNIFPKRWPKEVLTGIVCLVCFAVALIFTQRSGEYWLALFDGFAGSIPLLIIAFCEMIAVAYIYGIDRFNEDIEFMIGHKPNFFWQATWRVISPLIVLVIFIFYLVSTATRELTYIAWNPESKNFPNLEVLHYPGWINIIIFILSGVPALIIPLVAGYKFIRKRCCGKEDEQKPVICTISAQVQTELKNV